In a genomic window of Myxococcota bacterium:
- a CDS encoding PBP1A family penicillin-binding protein: protein MAGLFVLGGLAGSVAFYFAFLADLPDPRSIADYEPKLASTVYSTDGEPIGEFFKERRRLVEYEEIPKHVVDAFVAAEDADFFEHQGIDFRGILRAAWRNFQAGGTVEGASTITQQMVKSLLLTPERSYRRKVREMILARRIEQRFTKQEILYLYLNQIYFGNGAYGIGEAARSYFDKDVSELTISEGAQLAGLPKAPSRYSPFRNPDLAERRRLYALGRMQKEGMITAAQHTEFSSKRPDFIDGSKVEAFDTAAYFTEEVRRFLFDHLGGTAVLEGGLQIETTLDLGNQAAAVAAVQKGLEALDQRNGYRGALRKVEPDAIEDELPKLAKENGLVRREEAKARPDEFPGFEELAEAEIEAGVEYDPLAVLAERQYWLGVVTKVDGKEKRATVALGADVEGSVFLSDVDWARPMNPDIRPYKMRKIEKILSVGDIARFERAPTDKALDGVEGAELRLNLYQEPNVQGALISIDVDSNDILAIVGGYDFARSQFNRATQSRRQPGSAFKPLVYGAALSMSDGSGRPRYTPASIIHDRPKVYRDRRSGFVWKPKNYGREFYGPITLRTALAKSVNNAAVHLCDQVGVGNVIRYAEKMGIHSPLEASLGIALGTSGVSLLELTRSYAVFPNGGMRVVPRFLRRVLDREGNVLLDNVPLGDPLLEETEDVAAGQPGDANGDGSEAGFDTNGAADPIDEDRLLPASQAYLMADMLRAVVIEGTGQRARALGRPLGGKTGTTNDQADAWFVGFSPEIATGVWVGFDETRFLGAGETGSRAALPVWTDYMRDALQKLPKRDFEVPRESGIVWARIDRQTGLLATRETERVVFQPFIAGTEPTRTAAAAQQQNRARQDLREDSFGSDAFPMTEPDAF from the coding sequence ATGGCCGGATTGTTCGTGCTCGGGGGCCTGGCCGGCAGCGTAGCCTTCTACTTCGCGTTCCTGGCCGACCTCCCGGATCCGCGCTCGATCGCCGACTACGAGCCGAAGCTCGCGAGCACGGTGTACAGCACGGACGGCGAGCCGATCGGCGAGTTCTTCAAGGAGCGGCGACGCCTCGTCGAGTACGAGGAGATTCCCAAGCACGTCGTCGACGCCTTCGTCGCGGCCGAAGATGCGGACTTCTTCGAGCACCAGGGAATCGACTTCCGAGGCATCCTGCGCGCCGCCTGGCGCAACTTCCAGGCCGGTGGGACCGTCGAGGGCGCCAGCACCATCACCCAGCAGATGGTGAAGAGCCTGCTGCTCACGCCCGAGCGCAGCTATCGCCGGAAGGTGCGCGAGATGATCCTCGCCCGCCGGATCGAGCAGCGCTTCACGAAGCAGGAGATCCTGTACCTCTATCTCAATCAGATCTACTTCGGGAACGGTGCCTACGGCATCGGCGAGGCCGCGCGCAGCTATTTCGACAAGGACGTCTCGGAGCTGACGATCTCCGAGGGCGCCCAGCTGGCGGGCCTGCCCAAGGCGCCTTCTCGCTACTCGCCCTTCCGCAATCCCGACCTCGCCGAGCGCCGCCGGCTCTATGCGTTGGGTCGGATGCAGAAGGAAGGGATGATCACCGCGGCCCAGCACACCGAATTCTCGTCCAAGCGACCCGATTTCATCGACGGCTCGAAGGTCGAGGCCTTCGACACCGCGGCCTACTTCACCGAAGAGGTGCGGCGCTTCCTCTTCGATCACCTGGGTGGCACTGCAGTGCTCGAAGGCGGGCTGCAGATCGAGACCACCCTCGATCTCGGGAATCAGGCGGCGGCGGTCGCGGCGGTCCAGAAGGGCCTCGAGGCGCTCGATCAGCGCAACGGCTACCGCGGCGCGCTGCGCAAGGTGGAGCCCGACGCGATCGAGGACGAGCTACCGAAGCTCGCGAAGGAGAACGGGCTCGTCCGCCGCGAAGAGGCGAAGGCGCGTCCCGACGAGTTCCCGGGCTTCGAAGAACTCGCCGAGGCGGAGATCGAGGCCGGCGTCGAGTACGACCCCCTCGCGGTGCTCGCCGAGCGCCAGTACTGGCTCGGCGTCGTTACCAAGGTGGACGGCAAGGAGAAGCGCGCCACCGTCGCCCTCGGCGCCGACGTCGAGGGGAGCGTCTTCCTCTCCGACGTCGACTGGGCGCGTCCGATGAACCCGGACATTCGCCCCTACAAGATGAGGAAGATCGAGAAGATCCTGTCGGTCGGAGACATCGCCCGCTTCGAGCGCGCGCCCACCGACAAGGCTCTCGACGGCGTCGAAGGGGCCGAGCTGCGGCTGAACCTCTACCAGGAGCCGAACGTCCAGGGCGCGCTGATCTCGATCGACGTGGACAGCAACGACATCCTCGCGATCGTCGGCGGCTACGACTTCGCGCGCAGTCAGTTCAACCGCGCCACCCAGAGCCGTCGGCAGCCGGGCTCGGCGTTCAAGCCGCTGGTGTACGGCGCGGCCCTGTCGATGAGCGACGGCAGCGGTCGACCGCGCTACACGCCGGCCTCGATCATCCACGACCGTCCGAAGGTGTATCGCGACCGTCGTTCGGGCTTCGTCTGGAAGCCGAAGAACTACGGCCGCGAGTTCTACGGCCCGATCACGCTGCGTACCGCGCTCGCGAAGTCGGTGAACAACGCCGCCGTGCACCTCTGCGATCAGGTCGGCGTGGGCAACGTGATCCGCTACGCGGAGAAGATGGGCATCCACTCGCCGCTCGAGGCCTCGCTGGGCATCGCCCTGGGCACGAGCGGCGTGTCCCTGCTGGAGCTCACCCGTAGCTACGCGGTGTTCCCGAACGGCGGGATGCGCGTGGTGCCGCGCTTCCTGCGTCGGGTGCTCGACCGCGAGGGCAACGTGCTGCTCGATAACGTGCCCCTCGGCGATCCGCTCCTCGAAGAGACCGAGGACGTCGCGGCCGGCCAGCCCGGTGACGCGAACGGCGACGGGTCCGAGGCCGGCTTCGACACGAACGGTGCCGCCGACCCGATCGACGAGGATCGGCTGCTGCCCGCCTCCCAGGCCTACCTGATGGCGGACATGCTGCGCGCCGTCGTCATCGAAGGCACCGGTCAGCGCGCCCGCGCCCTCGGCCGACCGCTCGGCGGCAAGACCGGCACGACCAACGACCAGGCCGACGCCTGGTTCGTCGGCTTCTCGCCCGAGATCGCCACCGGCGTCTGGGTCGGCTTCGACGAGACGCGCTTCCTCGGCGCCGGCGAGACCGGCTCCCGCGCGGCGCTGCCGGTCTGGACCGACTACATGCGTGACGCCCTGCAGAAGCTGCCGAAGCGCGACTTCGAGGTGCCTCGCGAGAGTGGCATCGTGTGGGCGCGGATCGATCGCCAGACCGGTCTGTTGGCCACGCGCGAGACCGAACGGGTGGTGTTCCAGCCCTTCATCGCCGGGACCGAGCCCACCCGCACCGCCGCCGCCGCGCAGCAGCAGAACCGCGCACGGCAGGACCTGCGCGAGGACAGCTTCGGTTCCGACGCCTTCCCGATGACGGAACCCGACGCGTTCTAG
- a CDS encoding class I SAM-dependent methyltransferase produces MTDCVAIDRCRVCDAAPLETVLDLGETPLANRLLREDQLRDPEPRYPLCCVYCPGCSLLQIRHTVAPEILFRDYVYQSSVSDAAVAHADAHVQTLIEQHRLGAGSRIIEVASNDGYLLQHAQRAGVPVLGIEPAQNIAKLAEERGIPTRAEFFDRACGERLVAEGITANAVLGNNVLAHVPDPRGFVGGAAALLRDGGVVEFEFPYVGDLVEKLEFDTIYHEHLSYFSAHAIEALFAAEGLVLTDVSHWPIHGGSLRVTGAHRADPAGRARVEALLEREREFGMDRRDFYTDFAKRVDQLRDDLRALLAERVARGERIVAYGASAKGSTLLNYCGIGRETLAYVVDRSPVKQGLFTPGTHLPIHGPERLVQDQPPWTLLLTWNFAEEIAAQQTEYRSRGGRFLVPVPEPGVLEDGAG; encoded by the coding sequence GTGACCGACTGCGTCGCCATCGATCGCTGCCGGGTCTGCGACGCCGCGCCGCTGGAGACGGTGCTCGACCTCGGCGAGACGCCGCTCGCGAATCGGCTCCTGCGCGAGGATCAGCTCCGCGACCCGGAACCCCGCTATCCGCTCTGCTGCGTCTACTGCCCGGGCTGCAGCCTCTTGCAGATCCGTCACACCGTCGCGCCCGAGATCCTGTTCCGCGACTACGTCTACCAATCCTCGGTGAGCGACGCGGCCGTCGCGCACGCAGATGCCCACGTGCAGACGCTGATCGAACAGCACCGGCTCGGCGCCGGCAGTCGCATCATCGAGGTGGCCAGCAACGACGGCTACCTCCTGCAACACGCTCAGCGCGCCGGCGTTCCCGTGCTCGGCATCGAGCCTGCCCAGAACATCGCGAAGCTCGCCGAAGAACGCGGGATCCCGACGCGCGCCGAGTTCTTCGACCGCGCCTGCGGTGAGCGGCTGGTCGCCGAGGGCATCACCGCGAACGCGGTGCTGGGCAACAACGTGCTCGCCCACGTCCCGGACCCGCGCGGCTTCGTCGGGGGAGCGGCGGCGCTGCTCCGCGACGGGGGTGTCGTCGAGTTCGAGTTCCCCTACGTCGGCGACCTCGTCGAGAAGCTCGAGTTCGACACGATCTACCACGAGCACCTCTCCTACTTCAGCGCCCACGCCATCGAGGCGCTGTTCGCGGCCGAAGGACTGGTATTGACCGACGTCTCCCACTGGCCGATCCACGGCGGTTCCTTGCGTGTGACCGGGGCGCACCGCGCCGACCCGGCGGGACGCGCCCGCGTCGAAGCCCTGCTCGAACGCGAGCGCGAGTTCGGCATGGACCGCCGCGACTTCTACACCGACTTCGCGAAGCGCGTCGACCAGCTGCGCGACGACCTGCGCGCCCTGCTCGCCGAGCGCGTGGCGCGGGGCGAGCGCATCGTCGCCTACGGTGCGTCGGCGAAGGGCTCGACGTTGCTCAACTACTGCGGGATCGGGCGCGAGACCCTGGCCTACGTCGTCGACCGCAGCCCGGTGAAGCAGGGACTCTTCACGCCGGGGACCCATCTCCCGATCCACGGTCCCGAGCGTCTCGTCCAGGACCAGCCCCCGTGGACGCTCCTCCTCACCTGGAACTTCGCCGAGGAGATTGCGGCCCAGCAGACCGAGTACCGAAGCCGCGGCGGACGCTTCCTGGTTCCCGTGCCCGAGCCCGGCGTCCTCGAGGACGGCGCAGGGTGA
- a CDS encoding nuclear transport factor 2 family protein, with the protein MRGTPEEALLRSNEAFYEAFATRNMEAMDELWAHATPVACVHPGWPPLHGRAEVMSSWRSILLDGDAPEITCENAQAVLLGSVGFVTCYERIGDDRLAATNVFSLEDGVWQLVLHQAGGIAPEAAAPPDQPLN; encoded by the coding sequence ATGCGGGGAACACCGGAAGAAGCGTTGCTGCGGAGCAACGAGGCCTTCTACGAGGCCTTTGCCACGCGCAACATGGAGGCGATGGACGAACTCTGGGCCCACGCGACGCCCGTCGCATGCGTGCACCCGGGATGGCCGCCGCTCCACGGGCGCGCGGAGGTGATGTCGAGCTGGCGCTCGATCCTGCTCGACGGCGACGCACCCGAGATCACCTGCGAGAACGCCCAGGCGGTGCTGCTTGGCTCCGTCGGTTTCGTCACCTGCTACGAGCGCATCGGTGACGACCGCCTCGCCGCGACCAACGTCTTCTCCCTGGAGGACGGCGTCTGGCAGCTGGTGCTCCACCAGGCCGGCGGCATCGCGCCGGAAGCGGCGGCGCCCCCGGACCAGCCCCTCAACTGA
- the gshB gene encoding glutathione synthase, whose amino-acid sequence MNAQTPQLTIVFVMDPVESIDIQGDTTFVLMLEAQRRGHRVLYCDPGDLAVGDEGVVANVSPVTLRREEGRHADLGPSVSMVFDAEVDLVLQRKDPPVDSAYVTATQILTLCQRALVLNRPAGILASNEKLYALNFPDLMPPTQVTKSIGRLLAFLDKLGGEMIVKPLDGRGGEGIFHVHREDKNLNSILEQSTRFETNPVMAQAYLPAVRTGDKRILLVDGEPLGAVLRVPAQGETRANFHVGGSAALAELDDDDRRILDRIRPWLQRDGLFFVGIDVIGGKLTEINVTSPTGVQEVNALENRRLESKIVDALEAKVAEHRTASS is encoded by the coding sequence ATGAACGCACAGACCCCGCAGCTGACGATCGTGTTCGTGATGGATCCCGTGGAATCCATCGATATCCAGGGCGACACCACCTTCGTACTCATGCTGGAAGCCCAGCGCAGGGGGCACCGGGTGCTCTACTGCGACCCGGGCGATCTGGCCGTGGGCGACGAGGGCGTGGTCGCGAATGTGTCCCCCGTCACGCTCCGCCGTGAGGAGGGCCGCCACGCAGACCTCGGGCCCTCCGTATCGATGGTCTTCGACGCCGAAGTCGACCTGGTCCTGCAGCGCAAGGATCCGCCCGTCGATTCCGCCTACGTTACGGCCACCCAGATCCTCACGCTCTGCCAGCGTGCGCTGGTGCTGAACCGGCCCGCCGGCATCCTCGCCTCGAACGAGAAGCTCTACGCGCTGAACTTCCCGGACCTGATGCCCCCGACCCAGGTGACGAAGTCGATCGGCCGACTGCTGGCCTTCCTGGACAAGCTGGGGGGCGAGATGATCGTGAAGCCTCTCGACGGACGCGGCGGCGAGGGGATCTTCCACGTGCACCGCGAGGACAAGAACCTCAACTCGATCCTCGAGCAGTCGACCCGCTTCGAGACCAACCCGGTGATGGCGCAGGCCTACCTGCCGGCGGTGCGGACCGGCGACAAGCGCATCTTGCTGGTGGACGGCGAGCCGCTCGGCGCGGTGCTGCGGGTGCCGGCCCAGGGCGAGACGCGTGCGAACTTCCACGTGGGTGGCTCTGCCGCGCTCGCCGAGCTCGACGACGACGACCGCCGCATCCTGGATCGCATCCGCCCGTGGTTGCAGCGCGACGGACTCTTCTTCGTCGGCATCGACGTCATCGGCGGCAAGCTCACCGAGATCAACGTCACGAGTCCGACGGGCGTTCAGGAAGTGAATGCCCTCGAGAACCGCCGCCTCGAGTCGAAGATCGTCGACGCCCTGGAAGCGAAGGTCGCCGAACACCGCACGGCGTCTTCCTGA
- a CDS encoding glycosyltransferase family A protein, translated as MPSSERALTIGLPVYNGAKVVGSAIESLLAQTHADFTLRISDNASTDDTEAICRDYAQRHERIEYVRQPENLGAMPNFGFLLASATTRYFMWAACDDHWQPTFVARNLAALEASDRGVCSVSRVAFMEGSRVELIGATAPLDGTPAENLVRYLGAPETNSRFYGIHRTEVLQRCFRADDTYVASDWVVMARTLRFGTHLEVPELLMRRGVQGDSSNAVRLVLSTNPSWLSRWWLPMWPMTRRVLAEHGGYLLREDPAKLRALVAVLWSENRRWTRGHRRSLRHRRRAERKRKA; from the coding sequence ATGCCGAGCTCCGAGCGCGCGCTGACCATCGGCCTGCCCGTGTACAACGGTGCGAAGGTCGTGGGTTCCGCGATCGAATCCCTGCTGGCCCAGACCCACGCGGATTTCACGCTCCGGATCTCGGACAACGCGTCGACCGACGACACGGAAGCCATCTGCCGCGACTACGCGCAGCGCCACGAGCGCATCGAGTACGTCCGGCAGCCCGAGAACCTCGGCGCGATGCCGAACTTCGGCTTCCTGCTGGCGAGTGCCACCACGCGCTACTTCATGTGGGCGGCCTGCGACGATCATTGGCAGCCCACCTTCGTCGCGCGGAACCTGGCCGCCCTCGAGGCGAGCGACCGTGGCGTCTGCAGCGTGTCGCGCGTCGCGTTCATGGAGGGTTCGCGGGTCGAACTCATCGGAGCCACGGCGCCGCTCGACGGCACGCCGGCCGAAAACCTCGTCCGCTACCTCGGCGCGCCGGAAACCAACTCGCGCTTCTATGGCATCCACCGCACCGAGGTCCTGCAACGCTGCTTTCGCGCCGACGACACCTACGTCGCCAGCGACTGGGTCGTGATGGCCCGCACGCTGCGCTTCGGCACCCACCTCGAGGTGCCCGAGCTGCTGATGCGCCGCGGTGTGCAGGGCGACTCCTCGAACGCGGTGCGTCTGGTGCTGTCGACGAATCCGTCGTGGCTGAGCCGCTGGTGGTTGCCGATGTGGCCGATGACCCGACGCGTCCTCGCCGAACACGGCGGCTACCTGCTGCGCGAGGACCCCGCGAAGCTGCGCGCGCTCGTCGCCGTGCTGTGGTCCGAGAACCGACGCTGGACGCGCGGACACCGGCGCTCGCTGCGGCATCGCCGGCGCGCCGAGCGCAAGCGCAAGGCGTGA
- a CDS encoding glycosyltransferase family 4 protein, which produces MHIGLVHPRLDHRGGAENVVLWMAQALRRRGHRVTVVARKFSAARWNDGDWDGITLHTLPERYWDRFRTRRVRKALPGRRLAQLLGPDCGLIVAHNSPAQVWAREALRSLPDTRVVWFCEEPRARFYWQQTQPTIAAAMEERDRYTWAAEGFADRDRLSRDHARARVDTDRAQDLEAGRQIDRVLGNSVFTAKVAAEVYGRDVVPCTLGMPEPEYVPVPASEAKPYVAWVAANEFHKNVAGALEALRIAVHELGATDLRVRITGLNAERHGPVIDAARLGDHLVLEGWRSDAELNALVAGCRFLLFPSVDEPFGLVPVHAMAHGRAVLAGNTGGPAETVLDDVNGVNVDALDPQAMAAALVALWRDPDRADALGARGRERYRAEFTFDHFMDRFEALVGPL; this is translated from the coding sequence ATGCACATCGGACTCGTTCATCCGCGGCTCGACCACCGCGGCGGCGCCGAGAACGTCGTTCTCTGGATGGCTCAGGCGCTGCGCCGTCGAGGCCATCGCGTCACCGTGGTCGCACGGAAGTTCTCTGCAGCGCGCTGGAACGACGGGGACTGGGACGGGATCACCCTGCACACCCTGCCCGAGCGCTACTGGGATCGCTTCCGGACGCGCCGGGTCCGCAAGGCGCTGCCCGGCCGCCGCCTGGCCCAGCTGCTCGGCCCGGACTGCGGGCTGATCGTCGCGCACAACAGCCCCGCACAGGTCTGGGCGCGCGAAGCCCTGCGGTCCCTGCCCGACACCCGCGTCGTCTGGTTCTGCGAGGAGCCCCGCGCGCGCTTCTACTGGCAACAGACCCAGCCCACCATCGCTGCCGCGATGGAGGAGCGCGATCGCTACACGTGGGCGGCCGAGGGCTTCGCCGACCGCGATCGTCTGAGTCGCGACCACGCCCGGGCGCGCGTCGATACCGACCGCGCCCAGGATCTGGAAGCGGGCCGCCAGATCGATCGCGTGCTCGGCAACAGCGTCTTCACCGCGAAGGTCGCGGCCGAGGTCTACGGCCGGGACGTCGTGCCCTGCACGTTGGGCATGCCCGAACCCGAGTACGTGCCCGTCCCGGCGTCCGAGGCGAAGCCCTACGTCGCCTGGGTCGCGGCCAACGAGTTTCACAAGAACGTGGCGGGGGCACTCGAAGCGCTGCGGATCGCCGTGCACGAACTCGGTGCGACCGACCTGCGCGTGCGGATCACCGGGCTGAACGCGGAGCGACACGGGCCGGTGATCGATGCCGCACGACTCGGCGACCATCTCGTGCTCGAGGGCTGGCGCTCCGACGCCGAGCTCAACGCGCTGGTGGCCGGCTGTCGCTTCCTGCTCTTCCCCTCGGTCGACGAGCCCTTCGGCCTGGTGCCCGTCCACGCCATGGCCCACGGTCGAGCCGTGCTGGCGGGCAACACGGGGGGGCCGGCGGAGACCGTACTCGACGACGTGAACGGCGTGAACGTCGACGCCCTCGATCCACAGGCGATGGCGGCGGCGCTCGTCGCACTCTGGCGCGACCCGGATCGCGCGGACGCGCTGGGCGCACGGGGCCGCGAACGCTACCGCGCCGAGTTCACCTTCGATCACTTCATGGATCGCTTCGAGGCGTTGGTCGGGCCGCTCTAG
- the rfbC gene encoding dTDP-4-dehydrorhamnose 3,5-epimerase, which produces MRFVELSLPGAFRVELEPIEDDRGSFARTFCAEEFAAKGLFDRIAQCNVSHNRKRGTLRGLHYQREPHAEAKLVSVTQGAIFDVLVDLRPESKTHHQWISVELASDRAEALYVPAGLAHGFLTLSDDAVVFYQMSTPYQPDAAAGLRWDDPALDITWPFAPEVISDRDREHLLL; this is translated from the coding sequence GTGAGGTTCGTCGAGCTGTCCCTGCCCGGTGCCTTCCGGGTCGAGCTCGAGCCCATCGAAGACGACCGCGGATCCTTCGCACGCACCTTCTGCGCCGAGGAGTTCGCGGCGAAGGGGCTCTTCGACCGCATCGCCCAGTGCAACGTGTCCCACAACCGCAAGCGCGGGACGCTGCGCGGGCTCCACTACCAGCGCGAGCCACACGCCGAGGCGAAGCTCGTGAGCGTGACCCAGGGCGCCATCTTCGACGTGCTCGTGGATCTGCGACCCGAGTCGAAGACCCACCACCAGTGGATCTCCGTCGAGCTCGCCAGCGATCGCGCTGAAGCGCTCTACGTCCCGGCCGGGCTGGCCCATGGCTTCCTGACCCTCTCCGACGACGCGGTCGTCTTCTACCAGATGTCGACGCCGTACCAACCCGACGCGGCGGCCGGGTTGCGCTGGGACGACCCGGCGCTCGACATCACCTGGCCCTTCGCGCCCGAGGTGATCTCGGACCGCGACCGCGAACACCTGCTGCTCTGA
- a CDS encoding sugar nucleotide-binding protein codes for MESVDPVGAPGLRTALVVGGDGRVGRALAADLEARGWRVWRTSRRPAPPDGTRFLDLAAVAREGAVALPDCDVGIVCAALSSYPACAEDLAVTEAVNVVGPGVICRALREAGAGTIFVSTNAVFDGETPRRKADDPTGAPTPYGRSKQHAERHLAALDPELAVLRLTKVLAPDDALFAGWIRSLAAGEEIEAFDDMVAAPVALAHVTQALCRMCEDGVSGIRQLSAEREMSYLEMARHVAARVGVDPARVRGVSAAERGIAPGAAPRHSSLDASDFLPGFGLDPIDPAEVLDSLVDALQARGH; via the coding sequence GTGGAGTCTGTCGATCCGGTTGGCGCCCCTGGCTTGCGCACGGCCCTCGTCGTCGGCGGGGACGGTCGCGTCGGTCGCGCGTTGGCCGCGGACCTCGAGGCGCGCGGATGGCGGGTCTGGCGCACCAGTCGTCGCCCGGCTCCGCCCGACGGCACGCGCTTCCTGGATCTGGCCGCGGTCGCGCGGGAGGGTGCCGTCGCACTGCCGGACTGCGACGTCGGCATCGTCTGCGCGGCGCTCTCGAGCTACCCGGCTTGCGCCGAGGATCTCGCCGTCACCGAGGCGGTGAACGTGGTCGGCCCGGGGGTGATCTGCCGCGCCCTGCGCGAGGCGGGCGCGGGAACGATCTTCGTATCGACGAACGCGGTCTTCGACGGTGAGACGCCGCGGCGCAAGGCGGACGATCCCACCGGTGCCCCGACGCCCTACGGTCGTTCGAAGCAGCACGCCGAGCGTCACCTCGCGGCGCTCGACCCCGAGCTCGCGGTGCTGCGTCTCACGAAGGTGTTGGCGCCCGACGACGCGCTCTTCGCGGGTTGGATCCGGTCCCTCGCCGCCGGCGAGGAGATCGAGGCCTTCGACGACATGGTGGCGGCGCCGGTGGCGCTGGCGCATGTCACACAGGCCCTGTGTCGCATGTGCGAGGACGGAGTCTCCGGGATCCGCCAGCTGTCGGCCGAACGCGAGATGTCGTACCTCGAGATGGCGCGACACGTTGCTGCGCGCGTGGGCGTCGACCCGGCGCGGGTTCGCGGCGTATCGGCGGCCGAGCGCGGGATCGCGCCGGGCGCGGCGCCGCGTCATTCGAGCCTGGATGCCTCGGACTTCCTGCCGGGCTTCGGGCTCGACCCGATCGACCCCGCCGAGGTGCTCGACAGTTTGGTCGACGCGCTCCAGGCGCGCGGGCACTGA
- a CDS encoding DUF1698 domain-containing protein: protein MSDGLDPKTIRERVDAVPLWWHSVEVGQGIHTPGNKTPELLDAELANLQLPDLQGKRVLDIGAWDGFFSFSCERLGAAEVVALDHHVWSMDIPAYSAYRDERIAAGERIQPPEELPVWQPDRLPGKAGFDTAAELRGSKVNSVVADFMDTDLAALGSFDVVLYLGVLYHMEHPFLALQRLAQVTREVAIIETEATRIPGFPDASMALFHPFNELNDDPTNWWVPTLRCLSDMCRAAGFSRVQATTKVPKDRSLWSWRRRKRGRTPRNYRLVVQAWK, encoded by the coding sequence ATGAGCGACGGCCTGGATCCGAAGACGATTCGCGAGCGCGTGGACGCAGTGCCGCTCTGGTGGCACAGCGTCGAGGTCGGGCAGGGCATCCATACGCCCGGGAACAAGACTCCCGAGCTGCTCGACGCCGAGCTCGCGAACCTCCAGCTGCCCGATCTCCAGGGCAAGCGGGTCCTCGACATCGGTGCCTGGGACGGGTTCTTCTCGTTCTCCTGCGAGCGGCTGGGTGCGGCCGAGGTGGTCGCGCTCGACCACCACGTCTGGAGCATGGACATCCCCGCCTACAGCGCGTACCGCGACGAGCGCATCGCCGCCGGGGAGCGCATCCAGCCTCCCGAGGAGCTGCCGGTGTGGCAGCCCGATCGGCTGCCGGGGAAGGCGGGTTTCGACACCGCGGCCGAACTGCGCGGCAGCAAGGTGAACTCAGTCGTCGCCGACTTCATGGACACGGACCTCGCGGCCCTCGGCAGCTTCGACGTCGTTCTCTACCTCGGCGTGCTCTACCACATGGAGCATCCCTTCCTGGCCCTGCAGCGCCTGGCCCAGGTGACCCGCGAGGTCGCGATCATCGAGACCGAAGCCACGCGGATCCCGGGCTTCCCCGACGCCAGCATGGCGCTCTTCCATCCGTTCAACGAGCTGAACGACGACCCCACCAACTGGTGGGTCCCGACCCTGCGCTGCCTCTCGGACATGTGCCGGGCCGCGGGATTCTCGCGCGTGCAAGCGACGACGAAGGTGCCGAAGGACCGCTCGCTGTGGAGCTGGCGTCGGCGCAAGCGCGGGCGCACACCGCGCAACTACCGGCTCGTCGTCCAGGCCTGGAAGTAG
- a CDS encoding alpha/beta fold hydrolase, protein MTRQEDKMITIALPAVDWVLEGIFIRGQGPDCGGAVLAPPHPLYGGSMDSPVVTELTWACKRAGYATARFNWRGVGASGGAPSGDAGDADADYQASVDYLAETVEGPLIAAGYSFGAATAVRVAARNPRVRKLLLVAPPPAMLDVEALASFRGPALAIVGSEDAFAPLPEVEAHFGDEAHRRLSVVPGADHFFGEGLARISRDALAWLGGEPDSD, encoded by the coding sequence GTGACGCGACAGGAAGACAAGATGATCACGATCGCGCTCCCCGCGGTCGACTGGGTGCTCGAGGGCATCTTCATCCGAGGCCAGGGGCCCGACTGTGGGGGCGCGGTGCTGGCACCCCCCCACCCGCTCTACGGCGGCAGCATGGATTCGCCGGTGGTGACCGAGCTGACCTGGGCCTGCAAGCGCGCCGGCTACGCCACCGCGCGCTTCAACTGGCGCGGGGTCGGGGCCAGCGGCGGTGCGCCCAGCGGCGACGCGGGGGACGCGGACGCCGACTACCAGGCGAGCGTCGACTACCTCGCCGAGACCGTCGAGGGACCGCTCATCGCGGCGGGCTACTCGTTCGGCGCCGCGACGGCGGTGCGGGTCGCCGCGCGCAACCCGCGCGTGCGCAAGCTGCTCCTGGTGGCGCCCCCCCCAGCAATGCTCGACGTCGAAGCGCTCGCTTCGTTTCGCGGGCCCGCCCTCGCGATCGTCGGCAGCGAAGACGCGTTCGCCCCGCTCCCGGAGGTCGAGGCCCACTTCGGAGACGAGGCCCATCGTCGCCTGTCCGTGGTCCCCGGCGCCGACCACTTCTTCGGCGAGGGGCTCGCACGGATCAGCCGCGATGCGCTGGCCTGGCTCGGCGGTGAGCCGGACTCGGATTGA